Proteins encoded together in one Marinobacter sp. Arc7-DN-1 window:
- the recJ gene encoding single-stranded-DNA-specific exonuclease RecJ has product MAPKKILRRPQPESLTGWGQKLPPLLRRLYAARGVTSDEQLSYTLKHLASPMSLRGIDRAVELLAEAIDRQQHVLVLGDFDADGATSTAVAMLGLSMLGLQSIDFRVPSRFADGYGLTPGIIERLRDEGELPDLMVTVDNGISAVEGVKAARELGVKVVVTDHHLAGEELPDADAIVNPNQPGCPFLSKNAAGVGVMFYVLTALRKHLRETNRLPNPEPNLGSLLDLVALGTVADVVPLDHNNRIFVEQGLRRIRQGEARPGILALLEIAGRDHTAISSTDLGFVVGPRLNAAGRLDDMSIGIACLLADSPDEARRLARELDTFNRERRTIEKEMKAQAQDLLASMSLDLEGLPWGLALFDPDWHQGVIGILAARIREQTHRPTIAFAPDDNGEDIKGSARSIPGLHIRDVLAVVDCRHPGIMKKFGGHAMAAGMTLAKADLDAFSEAFDRAVRDTLSAEDLEAAITTDGPLGPGELSLDTAALLKRAGPWGQHFPEPLFDGEFRVVSQRIVGESHLKLVLQPVDGGGIIDGIAFNTGPEVPDYTRTGARVVYKPDANTFRGRTNLQLLVDYLEPLS; this is encoded by the coding sequence ATGGCACCCAAAAAGATCCTGCGTCGCCCCCAGCCGGAATCGCTTACCGGCTGGGGGCAAAAACTGCCCCCCTTGCTTCGCCGTCTGTACGCGGCCCGCGGTGTCACCTCCGATGAGCAGCTGAGCTATACCCTGAAACACCTGGCCTCGCCCATGTCCCTTCGGGGCATAGACCGTGCCGTCGAGCTTCTTGCCGAGGCCATTGACCGGCAGCAGCACGTTCTGGTGCTCGGGGATTTCGACGCCGACGGCGCGACCAGTACCGCTGTGGCTATGCTCGGCCTTTCGATGCTCGGCTTACAGAGTATTGATTTTCGCGTTCCCAGCCGGTTTGCTGACGGTTACGGCCTGACCCCGGGCATCATCGAACGGTTGCGCGACGAAGGCGAGCTTCCGGACCTGATGGTCACCGTTGATAACGGGATATCCGCCGTTGAGGGCGTGAAAGCTGCCAGGGAGCTGGGTGTGAAGGTAGTGGTCACCGATCACCACCTGGCGGGCGAAGAACTTCCGGACGCCGATGCCATCGTCAATCCCAATCAGCCAGGCTGCCCCTTCCTGAGCAAGAACGCCGCCGGCGTTGGCGTGATGTTTTATGTACTTACGGCGTTGCGCAAACACCTCCGGGAAACCAATCGTCTGCCCAACCCGGAGCCGAACCTCGGAAGCCTGCTCGATCTGGTGGCCCTGGGGACGGTTGCGGATGTGGTACCCCTGGATCACAACAACCGCATTTTCGTAGAGCAGGGCCTGCGCCGGATACGTCAGGGCGAGGCCCGCCCTGGCATTCTGGCCTTGCTGGAAATCGCGGGCCGGGACCATACTGCCATCAGCTCAACCGATCTCGGGTTTGTCGTTGGCCCCCGCCTGAACGCGGCTGGTCGTCTGGATGACATGAGCATCGGCATCGCCTGCCTGCTGGCGGACAGCCCGGACGAGGCCCGCCGTCTGGCCCGGGAGCTGGATACCTTCAACCGGGAACGCCGGACCATCGAAAAAGAGATGAAAGCCCAGGCCCAGGATCTTCTCGCCTCCATGTCACTGGACCTTGAAGGTTTGCCCTGGGGGCTGGCCCTGTTTGATCCCGACTGGCATCAGGGTGTCATCGGCATTCTCGCTGCCCGCATTCGAGAGCAGACCCACCGACCCACCATCGCCTTTGCCCCGGACGACAACGGCGAAGACATCAAAGGCTCTGCCCGCTCCATCCCCGGGCTGCACATCCGCGATGTACTGGCGGTGGTCGATTGCCGCCACCCTGGGATCATGAAAAAGTTCGGTGGCCACGCCATGGCTGCGGGCATGACCCTCGCCAAAGCAGACCTGGACGCTTTCTCCGAAGCCTTCGACCGCGCCGTTCGCGACACCCTTTCGGCCGAGGATCTGGAAGCCGCGATCACCACTGACGGGCCTCTGGGCCCGGGCGAACTTTCTCTCGATACCGCCGCGCTACTCAAGCGCGCCGGCCCCTGGGGTCAGCATTTCCCTGAGCCGCTGTTCGACGGCGAATTCCGGGTGGTGAGCCAGCGAATCGTCGGGGAAAGCCATCTGAAACTGGTGTTGCAGCCGGTCGATGGTGGCGGCATTATCGATGGCATTGCCTTCAACACCGGTCCGGAAGTGCCTGACTATACCCGCACCGGGGCCCGGGTGGTTTACAAACCGGATGCCAATACCTTTCGGGGCCGCACCAATCTGCAGCTCCTGGTGGACTATCTCGAGCCGCTCTCCTGA
- the prfB gene encoding peptide chain release factor 2 (programmed frameshift) yields MEINPIVTKIKELRERTEALRGYLDYDQRSERLIEVERELEQPSVWDDPDRAQALGKERADLELIVKTIDNLTSGLEDAKGLLDIAAEEEDEATVAEIESDLDGLDKELEKLEFRRMFSGEMDANNAYLDIQAGSGGTEAQDWANMLLRMYLRWAERRGFKAEIVELMEGDVAGIKSATIHVQGDYAFGWLRTETGVHRLVRKSPFDSGNRRHTSFSSVFVSPEVDDSFEIEINPADLRVDVYRASGAGGQHVNRTESAVRLTHNPTGIVVACQAGRSQHQNKDQAMKQLKAKLFEREMQERNAEKQKAEDAKADIGWGSQIRSYVLDDSRIKDLRTKVETSNTQSVLDGDIDKFIEASLKMAL; encoded by the exons ATGGAAATTAATCCGATTGTTACGAAGATTAAAGAGCTTCGTGAGCGCACTGAAGCGCTCAGGGGGTATCTT GACTACGATCAGCGCAGTGAACGACTGATCGAAGTTGAGCGTGAGCTGGAGCAGCCCAGTGTCTGGGATGACCCGGACCGGGCTCAGGCTCTGGGAAAAGAGCGTGCGGATCTTGAATTGATCGTAAAGACCATCGATAACCTCACCTCCGGCCTGGAAGACGCGAAAGGTCTGCTGGATATTGCTGCAGAAGAAGAGGACGAAGCTACGGTCGCCGAGATCGAGTCTGACCTCGACGGTCTTGATAAGGAGCTCGAGAAGCTCGAATTTCGCCGCATGTTCTCCGGCGAGATGGACGCCAACAACGCCTACCTGGACATCCAGGCCGGCTCTGGCGGCACCGAAGCCCAGGACTGGGCCAACATGCTCCTGCGTATGTACCTGCGCTGGGCGGAGCGTCGGGGCTTCAAGGCGGAGATCGTCGAACTGATGGAAGGCGATGTGGCAGGCATCAAGAGTGCCACGATCCACGTTCAGGGTGACTACGCGTTCGGCTGGTTGCGCACGGAAACCGGCGTTCACCGGCTGGTTCGTAAATCGCCTTTTGATTCCGGCAACCGCCGCCACACCTCCTTCTCATCGGTGTTTGTGTCGCCGGAAGTGGACGACAGCTTCGAAATTGAAATCAACCCGGCGGATCTCCGGGTGGATGTCTACCGTGCCTCGGGCGCCGGTGGTCAGCACGTTAACCGGACCGAGTCAGCGGTACGTCTGACCCATAACCCCACCGGCATTGTTGTGGCCTGTCAGGCTGGCCGAAGCCAGCACCAGAACAAGGATCAGGCCATGAAGCAGCTGAAGGCGAAGCTGTTTGAGCGCGAGATGCAGGAGCGTAACGCCGAGAAACAGAAGGCCGAGGACGCCAAGGCCGATATTGGTTGGGGCAGCCAGATCCGTTCCTACGTTCTGGATGACAGCCGCATCAAGGACCTGCGCACCAAGGTCGAAACCAGTAATACCCAGTCGGTGCTGGACGGTGACATTGACAAGTTCATCGAAGCCAGCCTGAAGATGGCGCTGTAA
- the lysS gene encoding lysine--tRNA ligase encodes MTDQTQNAAQHEDNKLIAERRAKLSEMRDQGSAFPNDFRRDATAAGLQAKYGDKTKEELESLGIKVAIAGRMMLDRKAFKVVQDMTGRIQIYASKDVQKDTKHWDLGDIVGVRGTLSKSGKGDLYVTMDEYMMLTKSLRPLPEKHKGLTDTEARYRHRYVDLMVNEDSRRVFYARSRIISAMRQYFTDRDFMEVETPMLQVIPGGATARPFVTHHNALGIDMYLRIAPELFLKRLVVGGFERVFEINRNFRNEGLSTRHNPEFTMVEFYQAYADYNDLMDLTEDMLRTITQKVLGTTTVVNSRTLADGSEETVEYDFGKTFERLTVVDAILRHNPDIKPEQLADNASARQVAKDLGIHLKDGWGLGKVQIEIFEATAEHRLIQPTFITEYPKEVSPLARCKDSNPFVTERFEFFVGGREIANGFSELNDAEDQAERFQDQVAEKDAGDDEAMFYDEDYIMALEYGLPPTAGEGIGIDRLAMLLTNSPSIRDVILFPAMRPEHKADSRKDEG; translated from the coding sequence ATGACTGATCAAACTCAGAATGCCGCACAGCATGAGGACAACAAGCTGATTGCCGAGCGTCGCGCCAAACTGTCAGAGATGCGCGATCAGGGCAGTGCCTTCCCCAACGACTTCCGTCGTGACGCCACCGCCGCCGGGCTTCAGGCGAAATACGGTGACAAAACCAAGGAAGAGCTGGAGTCCCTGGGCATCAAAGTGGCCATTGCCGGCCGCATGATGCTCGACCGCAAGGCATTCAAGGTGGTTCAGGACATGACCGGCCGCATCCAGATCTATGCCTCCAAGGATGTCCAGAAAGACACCAAACACTGGGATCTCGGGGATATCGTGGGCGTGCGAGGAACCCTGTCCAAATCCGGCAAGGGCGACCTGTATGTCACCATGGACGAGTACATGATGCTCACCAAGTCCCTGCGGCCGCTGCCAGAGAAGCACAAGGGACTGACCGACACCGAAGCCCGTTACCGTCACCGCTACGTGGACCTGATGGTCAACGAGGACAGCCGCCGGGTGTTCTACGCACGCTCCAGGATCATCAGTGCCATGCGCCAGTACTTCACCGACCGGGACTTCATGGAAGTGGAAACCCCGATGCTTCAGGTGATTCCCGGTGGTGCCACCGCGCGCCCATTCGTGACCCACCATAACGCCCTGGGTATCGACATGTACCTGCGTATCGCGCCAGAGCTGTTCCTGAAGCGCCTGGTGGTGGGTGGCTTTGAGCGGGTGTTTGAGATCAACCGCAATTTCCGTAATGAGGGGCTCTCCACCCGCCATAATCCGGAGTTCACCATGGTGGAGTTCTACCAGGCCTACGCGGATTACAATGATCTGATGGACCTCACCGAGGACATGCTCCGCACCATCACCCAGAAGGTGCTGGGCACAACTACGGTTGTGAACTCCCGTACCCTGGCTGATGGCAGCGAGGAAACCGTCGAGTACGATTTTGGCAAAACCTTCGAACGCCTGACCGTGGTCGACGCCATCCTGCGTCATAACCCGGACATCAAGCCCGAGCAGCTGGCGGATAATGCCAGTGCCCGCCAGGTTGCCAAGGATCTGGGCATTCACCTCAAGGACGGCTGGGGCCTGGGTAAGGTTCAGATCGAGATTTTCGAGGCGACCGCCGAGCATCGCCTGATCCAGCCTACGTTCATCACTGAGTATCCGAAAGAAGTGTCGCCCCTGGCCCGCTGCAAGGACAGCAACCCGTTCGTCACCGAACGCTTCGAATTCTTCGTGGGTGGGCGCGAGATTGCCAACGGCTTCTCGGAGCTGAACGATGCGGAAGACCAGGCCGAACGCTTCCAGGACCAGGTGGCCGAAAAGGACGCCGGCGACGACGAGGCCATGTTCTACGACGAAGATTACATCATGGCGCTGGAATACGGCCTGCCGCCCACCGCCGGCGAAGGCATTGGCATCGACCGGCTGGCCATGCTGCTGACCAACTCGCCCTCGATCCGTGACGTCATCCTGTTCCCGGCCATGCGCCCCGAGCACAAGGCCGACAGCCGGAAAGACGAGGGCTGA
- the ung gene encoding uracil-DNA glycosylase, translating to MSPVEVLASQLRPDRGWKEHLSEEFRQPYMQSLAEFLAAEEQAGKVLFPASHHCFNALNSTPLDNVRVVILGQDPYHGPGQAHGLCFSVRPNVATPPSLVNIFKEIQGDLGVTPPDHGCLQPWAEQGVLLLNSVLTVVQGQAGAHQGKGWETFTDKVIETINREREGVVFLLWGSYAKKKGRHIDRSKHLVLDGPHPSPLSAYRGFFGCKHFSKANEWLEQQGKPTVKWELPSKEVLLDRYRKA from the coding sequence ATGAGCCCGGTTGAGGTACTGGCCAGCCAGCTCAGGCCCGACCGTGGCTGGAAAGAGCATCTCTCGGAAGAATTCCGCCAGCCCTACATGCAGAGCCTGGCGGAATTCCTGGCCGCTGAGGAGCAGGCCGGCAAAGTCCTGTTCCCCGCCAGCCATCACTGCTTTAACGCCCTTAACAGCACGCCCCTGGATAACGTAAGGGTGGTCATTCTCGGGCAAGACCCCTACCACGGCCCCGGCCAGGCCCATGGCCTGTGTTTCTCCGTGCGCCCGAACGTGGCAACCCCACCCTCGCTGGTCAACATCTTCAAGGAAATCCAGGGCGACCTGGGCGTCACCCCGCCGGACCACGGCTGCCTGCAACCCTGGGCAGAGCAGGGCGTATTACTGCTCAACAGCGTCCTCACCGTCGTCCAGGGCCAGGCCGGCGCCCACCAGGGCAAAGGCTGGGAAACCTTCACCGATAAGGTCATCGAAACGATCAATCGCGAACGGGAAGGCGTGGTGTTCCTGCTCTGGGGGAGCTACGCCAAAAAGAAAGGCCGGCACATCGACCGCAGCAAGCACCTGGTGCTGGACGGTCCGCATCCGTCACCACTGAGCGCCTACCGAGGCTTCTTCGGTTGCAAGCACTTCTCGAAAGCAAATGAGTGGTTGGAGCAGCAGGGCAAACCCACGGTTAAGTGGGAGCTGCCTTCAAAGGAAGTTTTGCTCGACCGGTACCGGAAAGCCTGA
- a CDS encoding HDOD domain-containing protein, giving the protein MSNIVETIKADLNAAIENDKLVLPTLPEVALQVRDIAQSEDSAIADLVKVISNDTALSARIIRVCNSPLFRGSRAIENLNMAVSRLGMAYTSNLAMGLAMEQMFQATSDMIDKRMRATWQTSTEVAGVCHVLAQHYTRLKPDQATLAGLVHLIGVLPILRYVEDQDIQISSIMLDNVIEELHPKIGATILKKWDFPIDLQNVPLEYARFNREVPAADYADLVMVANLQLVAGSEHPWTEMDWTKVSAFDRLGLDPNIDMSEEEDLNAQMEAAMALLQ; this is encoded by the coding sequence ATGTCGAATATTGTCGAAACCATTAAAGCCGACCTTAATGCCGCCATCGAAAATGACAAGCTTGTGCTGCCTACCCTTCCGGAAGTGGCCCTGCAGGTACGGGACATTGCGCAATCCGAGGATTCGGCCATCGCCGACCTGGTGAAGGTGATCAGCAATGACACCGCCCTTTCCGCACGCATTATCCGGGTGTGCAACAGCCCGTTGTTCCGTGGCAGCCGGGCTATTGAAAACCTGAACATGGCGGTGAGCCGCCTCGGCATGGCCTACACCAGCAATCTGGCGATGGGCCTGGCCATGGAGCAGATGTTCCAGGCCACCTCTGACATGATCGACAAGCGGATGCGCGCCACCTGGCAGACCAGCACCGAAGTTGCCGGTGTCTGCCACGTACTGGCCCAGCACTACACCAGGCTCAAACCGGACCAGGCAACTCTCGCGGGCCTGGTTCATCTGATCGGGGTTCTGCCGATCCTGCGATACGTGGAAGATCAGGATATTCAGATCAGCAGCATCATGCTGGACAACGTGATTGAAGAGCTGCACCCGAAAATCGGGGCGACGATTCTCAAGAAGTGGGACTTCCCGATAGATCTTCAGAATGTTCCGCTGGAATACGCCCGCTTCAATCGTGAGGTTCCGGCGGCAGACTATGCCGACCTGGTGATGGTTGCCAATCTCCAGCTGGTTGCGGGCTCCGAGCACCCCTGGACGGAGATGGACTGGACGAAGGTTTCTGCTTTTGATCGTCTTGGGTTGGATCCGAATATCGACATGAGCGAGGAAGAGGATCTGAACGCCCAGATGGAAGCCGCCATGGCTCTTCTGCAGTAA
- a CDS encoding YgfZ/GcvT domain-containing protein: MTDPDTPVPAVADFPLPGDGWTVLNNRIVVRISGPGTDKFLQGQFSQNLNEVTAGRSPRAAASTPKGRAYCLTRMVRAGEDILMDFSTDLADDTISHLRKYLMLFRGTSMDVIPAASLVGILGNRVAETLAGNAINNLKDPGDSVELDTGFLVRTEPTAEGTPRFEFWQTTGDENSLDTSDQRPRADWYASEIAAGVASLTTATQESFVPQMLNWQHVGGIHFKKGCYTGQEVIARMHFLGQLKKSLFRFRIEQAGELPVPGSALVAGERSVGEVVNSVKYRNGSCELLAVVRHDACEKNLHPEGQPDAVLIPMPLPYVVPEREKSPQSDT, translated from the coding sequence ATGACTGACCCAGACACACCTGTACCAGCGGTTGCAGACTTTCCTTTGCCCGGTGATGGCTGGACGGTCCTGAATAACCGGATTGTCGTGCGGATCAGCGGCCCGGGGACAGACAAGTTTCTCCAGGGCCAGTTCAGCCAGAACCTCAATGAAGTAACCGCCGGGCGCTCTCCCCGGGCGGCGGCCTCAACACCCAAAGGCCGCGCCTACTGCCTGACCCGCATGGTCAGGGCCGGAGAGGATATCCTGATGGACTTTTCCACCGATCTCGCTGACGACACCATCAGCCACCTGCGCAAGTACTTGATGCTGTTCCGGGGCACTTCCATGGACGTGATTCCGGCAGCCAGCCTTGTCGGTATTCTCGGTAACCGGGTGGCCGAGACCCTGGCGGGAAATGCCATAAACAATCTGAAGGACCCCGGGGACTCTGTCGAGCTGGATACCGGGTTCCTGGTGAGAACAGAGCCGACCGCCGAGGGCACACCCCGTTTTGAGTTCTGGCAAACCACGGGGGATGAGAACAGCCTCGACACCTCTGACCAGCGGCCCCGGGCAGACTGGTACGCCTCGGAGATCGCTGCCGGCGTCGCATCCCTCACTACCGCCACCCAGGAGTCCTTCGTTCCCCAGATGCTGAACTGGCAACACGTGGGCGGTATCCACTTCAAGAAGGGCTGCTACACCGGTCAGGAGGTTATTGCCCGGATGCACTTCCTCGGCCAACTGAAGAAGAGCCTGTTTCGTTTCCGGATTGAACAGGCCGGTGAACTCCCGGTTCCTGGCAGTGCATTGGTTGCTGGCGAGCGTTCGGTGGGCGAGGTGGTCAACTCAGTGAAATACCGTAACGGCAGTTGTGAGTTGCTGGCCGTTGTACGCCATGATGCGTGTGAAAAAAACCTTCATCCGGAAGGGCAGCCCGACGCTGTCCTTATTCCGATGCCTTTGCCCTACGTTGTACCCGAGAGGGAAAAAAGCCCACAATCAGATACATAA
- a CDS encoding succinate dehydrogenase assembly factor 2, whose translation MSETPASSEKAEFNRLWWHSRRGMLELDNLLIPFVEEAYRELNADDQARYKKLLSCEDNDMFEWFMQRSRPEDPDLQRMVDIILNRVQPD comes from the coding sequence ATGTCAGAGACACCTGCATCGTCCGAAAAAGCAGAATTTAACCGCCTGTGGTGGCACAGCCGTCGCGGCATGCTTGAACTGGACAACCTCCTGATCCCCTTTGTAGAGGAGGCCTACCGGGAGCTCAACGCCGACGACCAGGCCCGCTATAAAAAACTGCTCAGCTGCGAGGATAACGACATGTTCGAATGGTTCATGCAGCGCAGCCGCCCGGAAGATCCGGACCTGCAACGGATGGTCGACATAATCCTCAATCGTGTCCAGCCGGATTGA
- the nadB gene encoding L-aspartate oxidase yields MPQSCEYDVLIIGSGAAGLTVALNLPEHLKVCVVSKAEISSGATLWAQGGIAAVLDDQDSTEHHITDTLNAGAGLCHEDAVRFTVEHGKESIDWLIDSGVDFSRDQDAHYHLTREGGHSHRRIIHAADATGHAVSTTLTSQAQARPNIELMSGRVAVDLITNRKLSLPGNRCIGAYILNLEDNHVELFRARFTVIATGGASKAYRYTTNPDGASGDGIAMAWRAGCRVANMEFNQFHPTCLYHPHAKSFLITEAVRGEGGLLKLPDGTRFMDRFDARGELAPRDIVARAIDHEMKRLGADHLYLDISHKPEDFIKHHFPTIYEKCLGFGIDITREPIPVVPAAHYTCGGIVSDERARTDINQLYVVGEAAFTGLHGANRMASNSLLECLVYGRAAAADITRREADIPPPPEAPDWDESQVRDSDEDVVISHNWDELRHFMWDYVGIVRTTKRLQRAKHRADLLSAEIGEFYSNYRVTNDLLELRNLVTVSDLIICSALQRKESRGLHYTLDYPGLLHEVRDTVLVPTTYRTLAP; encoded by the coding sequence ATGCCACAGTCCTGCGAATACGATGTTCTTATTATCGGCAGTGGTGCTGCCGGCCTGACCGTTGCTCTCAATCTGCCAGAGCACCTGAAAGTATGCGTGGTGAGCAAGGCCGAGATCAGCAGCGGCGCCACCCTCTGGGCCCAGGGAGGTATTGCGGCGGTACTGGATGATCAGGATTCCACAGAACACCACATCACCGACACCCTGAATGCCGGGGCCGGCCTGTGCCATGAGGATGCTGTCCGTTTCACCGTGGAGCACGGCAAGGAAAGCATCGACTGGCTGATTGATTCTGGAGTCGACTTCAGCCGGGACCAGGATGCCCACTATCACCTGACCCGGGAAGGCGGTCACAGCCACCGGCGCATCATTCACGCTGCCGATGCCACCGGTCATGCCGTCTCAACCACCCTCACATCCCAGGCCCAGGCCAGGCCCAACATCGAGCTTATGTCTGGCCGGGTCGCGGTAGACCTGATCACCAACCGGAAACTGTCGCTGCCGGGTAACCGCTGTATCGGCGCCTACATCCTGAACCTTGAGGACAACCATGTGGAGTTGTTCCGGGCCCGGTTTACCGTCATTGCCACCGGGGGCGCCTCCAAGGCCTACCGCTACACCACCAATCCGGACGGGGCATCCGGCGATGGTATCGCCATGGCATGGCGGGCCGGCTGCCGGGTGGCGAACATGGAGTTTAATCAGTTCCACCCGACCTGCCTGTATCACCCCCATGCAAAGTCCTTCCTGATCACCGAAGCAGTGCGCGGTGAAGGCGGCTTGCTGAAACTGCCCGATGGCACTCGATTCATGGACCGCTTCGATGCGCGCGGAGAACTGGCACCCCGGGACATCGTTGCCCGGGCCATTGACCATGAGATGAAACGCCTGGGTGCCGATCACCTGTACCTGGATATCAGCCACAAACCCGAAGACTTTATAAAGCACCACTTCCCGACCATTTACGAGAAGTGCCTGGGCTTTGGCATTGATATCACCAGAGAACCCATTCCCGTGGTCCCGGCCGCCCACTACACCTGCGGCGGCATTGTCAGCGACGAACGCGCCAGAACCGACATCAACCAGCTTTATGTGGTGGGCGAAGCGGCGTTCACCGGGCTCCACGGTGCCAACCGTATGGCCAGCAACTCCCTGCTGGAATGTCTGGTCTATGGGCGGGCGGCGGCGGCAGATATTACCCGGCGTGAGGCAGATATTCCGCCGCCCCCGGAAGCCCCGGACTGGGATGAAAGCCAGGTGCGCGATTCCGATGAAGACGTTGTTATTTCCCACAACTGGGACGAACTGCGCCACTTCATGTGGGACTACGTAGGAATTGTGCGGACCACCAAACGACTGCAGCGGGCCAAGCACCGGGCCGACCTGTTGTCCGCGGAAATCGGCGAGTTCTACAGCAATTACCGGGTCACCAACGACCTGCTAGAGCTGCGAAACCTGGTCACCGTATCAGACCTGATAATCTGTTCTGCACTGCAGCGCAAGGAAAGCCGTGGGCTGCACTACACACTGGATTACCCGGGACTGCTCCATGAGGTCCGTGATACCGTGCTGGTACCAACGACTTATCGCACGCTTGCGCCCTGA
- the rpoE gene encoding RNA polymerase sigma factor RpoE, with protein MTQRYLVQAGQLAVKSGNPGKQSMTPDTDKQQGEHPDSQTDLQLVRKVKSGDRAAFDLLVVKYQSRVASIISRYVYDSQEVMDLTQETFVKVFRAIERFRGDSAFYTWLYRIAVNTAKNYLESRGRRPQGSADSAEAENFDEGSRLRDTASPERLLQREQLQKELTKAIAQLPEELRSAFLLREYDGLSYEDIAGILECPIGTVRSRIFRARDAVDRHLGPLLNHSVT; from the coding sequence ATGACGCAACGATACTTGGTACAGGCCGGACAGCTGGCCGTCAAATCAGGGAACCCCGGCAAACAGTCCATGACTCCTGATACAGACAAGCAACAGGGTGAGCACCCCGACAGCCAGACAGACCTGCAGTTGGTGCGCAAGGTCAAGAGCGGTGACCGTGCCGCGTTCGACCTGCTGGTAGTCAAGTATCAGTCCAGGGTTGCGTCTATCATCAGCCGTTACGTTTACGATAGCCAGGAAGTCATGGATCTGACCCAGGAAACCTTCGTTAAGGTATTCCGGGCGATCGAACGCTTCCGTGGTGACAGCGCCTTCTATACCTGGCTTTACCGGATTGCCGTGAATACTGCCAAGAACTATCTGGAATCCCGGGGGCGGCGTCCCCAGGGCAGTGCCGATTCGGCTGAAGCGGAGAATTTTGATGAAGGCTCGAGGCTTCGGGATACCGCTTCACCGGAACGGCTGCTGCAGAGGGAACAGCTCCAGAAGGAGTTGACCAAGGCCATTGCCCAGTTGCCGGAAGAACTGCGTTCGGCGTTTTTGCTACGGGAATATGACGGCCTCAGTTATGAAGATATTGCCGGGATACTGGAGTGCCCCATCGGTACCGTGCGTTCACGAATTTTCAGGGCCCGGGATGCGGTTGATCGTCATCTCGGACCTTTGCTCAACCACTCGGTCACGTAA